The proteins below are encoded in one region of Acidobacteriota bacterium:
- a CDS encoding NAD(P)-dependent alcohol dehydrogenase, protein AVPQASTIAIQGLRAGGGIRSGQRVLINGAGGGSGMFAIQIANMQGAEVTAVDHEAKLDHMRSLGADHVIDYRRTDFTETGERYDLILDLVGTRSASAVRRALVKGGAYTMAGGTMRAFFQILLIGPVVGAVSGTRIRMLAAESNFANHEAVLGWLQSGDIKLTIDRRFPLEQAADAVRYVGEGRSRGKVLVVP, encoded by the coding sequence CGCGGTACCCCAGGCTTCCACCATCGCGATACAGGGGCTGCGCGCGGGCGGCGGGATCCGATCCGGACAGCGGGTCCTGATCAACGGCGCGGGCGGTGGGTCCGGCATGTTTGCCATCCAGATCGCAAACATGCAGGGCGCCGAGGTCACGGCGGTGGACCACGAGGCGAAGCTCGACCATATGCGCTCGCTCGGAGCCGACCACGTGATCGACTACCGCCGAACGGACTTCACCGAGACCGGCGAGCGCTACGACCTGATCCTCGACCTCGTCGGAACTCGCTCTGCCTCCGCCGTCCGGCGTGCGCTGGTCAAGGGCGGCGCCTACACCATGGCCGGCGGCACTATGCGCGCTTTCTTTCAGATCCTCTTGATCGGCCCCGTCGTGGGCGCCGTGTCCGGCACCCGGATTCGGATGCTTGCGGCCGAATCCAACTTCGCGAATCACGAGGCCGTACTCGGCTGGCTGCAGTCCGGCGACATCAAGCTCACCATCGACAGACGGTTCCCGCTGGAACAGGCCGCCGACGCCGTGCGGTATGTGGGAGAAGGCCGGTCGCGGGGGAAGGTGCTGGTCGTTCCGTAG